In Parasegetibacter sp. NRK P23, the genomic stretch ATCAGGCAACTTAAAAAACTGATCGAGGAACGCAAAGCCTCGGCGCTGATCGAAATTGACGGCGGCGTTACCGAAGACAACGCGGCACAAATACTGGGTGCCGGGGCAGACGTACTGGTAGCTGGCAGCACCGTTTTCAAATCGAAAGACCCAATGGCCACCATCGCCGCTTTAAAGAATACCCAACCCATTAGCTGAACCAACGCTGAATGCTATCCCCCACTATTTTCCGCTGCTTATTGATTTCTTTCCTCCTGCTTTCTTTAGGAAAAATAGCCGTCGCGCAAAACAAAACGGCTACCGTAAAAGGCATAATACTGAATGAGAATGATCATCCGCTGAGTGGCGCCTCGATTTCAATGCTGGGAAAGAACGGCGGATTGAATTCCAATGATTCCGGCCGGTTTGAATGGACCGTTCCCTCCAACAAAGCCTTTGCGCTGGTATTTACTTATACAGGATACAAGCCGCTTCAGAAGAATTTCATCCTGAATACCGGGGAGGTGGAAACGATCACCATTAAGCTTGAAAGGGAAACCAATACTTTAAAAGAAGTAGTGGTCACCAACAATGCCGACCGTTATCAACCGGGATTGGTGAGCATTAACCCTAAAAACGCGTTGATACTTCCTTCTACCACAGGCGGCATTGAAAGCCTTATCAAAATACTGGTAGGTTCCAACAATGAGCTGACCTCCCAATATTCCGTGCGGGGTGGCAATTATGATGAGAACCTTATCTATATCAACGATTTTGAAGTATACAGACCATACCTGGTGCGCAGCGGACAACAGGAAGGGTTGAGTTTCATTAACCCCGAACTTACACGCAGCGTACAATTTTACAATGGCGGTTTCCAAGCGAAATATGGCGATAAAATTTCTTCGGTACTCGATATAAAATACAAACAACCTTCGCGCAGCGGCGGATCCGCTTACATCTCCCTGCTGGAACAGGGACTGCACCTGGAAGGCGCCTCCAGGAACGGCAAACTCAGTTGGCTGGCCGGGGCCAGGAACAGAAGCAACCGCAACCTGCTGGCGAGCCAGGAAACACAGGGCAATTACGTACCTTCCTCTTCTGATGTGCAGGCTTTCCTGACGTATCGCCCCAACAACCGTTGGGAACTATCGGCCACGGGTATCCGCTCTGGAACAAAGTTTAGTCTGGAACCCACCTTCAGCCAGCAATCCACCTCGGTATTCAGTCCCTTCTACACCGCCAACATCGCCCTCGATATTTATTTTGAAGGAAAAGAAAAAGACCGGTACGCCACCAATATGCTCGGCATTTCCGCGGAGCGCATCGTGAACGATAAACTCCGGCTCAAATGGATGGCTTCTTATTTTCAGAACAAAGAAGAAGAATCCATCGACATTTCAGGCACCTATCTTTTTGGAGAAAGAGAATTCGATAAAAGCAAACCGGAATTTGGTTCCATCACCAATCCCCTTGGTGCCGGACTTTACCAGCAGTTCGCCCGGAACAGGCTCAACCTCCAGAACCTGCACCTCTCTCACAAAGGAGCGCTGGATGCAGGAAAACATTTCATCCAATGGGGACTTGGCCTTGAGCAATACAATATCTACGACAAACTGAATGAATGGGAGTTGCAGGATTCAGCAGGTTACTCCCTTCCCTACCAGCCCGGCGCGCTCACCCTGAACAAAGCGATCCGTTCCAATGCGGACCTGGATTTCATCAGACTGACCGGGTACCTTCAGGACAATCTTCTCCCTTCAGATTCAGGAAAATTTACTTTACAGGCAGGACTTCGCTTCAATTACAACGCACTCAATAAAGAACTGTTGCTGTCGCCACGACTGCAGGGCACGTTCAGGCCGGAATGGAAGAAGGACATTATTTTCCGTGCTTCACTCGGCGCTTACCACCAGCCTCCTTTTTACCGCGAACTCCGCAGACCCGATGGCAGCGTGAACCGCGACCTGCTGGCACAGAAAAGCTGGCAGGTCAGCGCGGGAATGGATTACCAGTTTACCTGGAACGACCGTCCCTTCCGCCTTACCACCGAAGCATGGTACAAGAACCTGTACGATGTGGTTACCTACGACCAGGAGAACGTGAAGATCCGTTACGCAGGAGAGAACAACGCAAAAGCCTATGCCGCCGGATTTGAAACCCGCCTCTTCGGAGAGATCGTAAAAGACGCGGAAAGCTGGGTGAGCCTGGGTTTCATGCGCACAAGAGAGAACCTGGAAAACGATACTTATTACAACTACACACTGGATGAACAGAACAATCCAACCGACAGCACTTTGGTGAACGGAGGCTGGTTCAGGCGCCCTACCGACCGCTTCATCACCTTCGGCCTTTTCTTCCAGGACTACCTTTCCACCAACAAGAACTTCAAGGTGCACATTAACGCTATTTACGGCAGCAATATGCCCTTTAACTTACCCAATAGCGTGAAGTACAGAAACGCGCTCATCATTGAACCCTACATCCGCATGGACATGGGATTCAGCGCGCTTTTACTGGACACCGACGCCAGCAACAGGAGAAGCAAAAGCCCGTTCAGGAACTTCAAAAACATCTGGCTCAGCCTCGAGGTGTTCAACCTCATCGACAGGGCGAATACCATTTCTTACCAGATGGTGAAAGACTTTTCCAACAACGTTTTCTCCATTCCCAACCGGCTCACACCCCGGTTGCTGAACATCAAACTCGTGGGGCGCTGGTAAACGTTAAAAAACAGCAT encodes the following:
- a CDS encoding TonB-dependent receptor; protein product: MLSPTIFRCLLISFLLLSLGKIAVAQNKTATVKGIILNENDHPLSGASISMLGKNGGLNSNDSGRFEWTVPSNKAFALVFTYTGYKPLQKNFILNTGEVETITIKLERETNTLKEVVVTNNADRYQPGLVSINPKNALILPSTTGGIESLIKILVGSNNELTSQYSVRGGNYDENLIYINDFEVYRPYLVRSGQQEGLSFINPELTRSVQFYNGGFQAKYGDKISSVLDIKYKQPSRSGGSAYISLLEQGLHLEGASRNGKLSWLAGARNRSNRNLLASQETQGNYVPSSSDVQAFLTYRPNNRWELSATGIRSGTKFSLEPTFSQQSTSVFSPFYTANIALDIYFEGKEKDRYATNMLGISAERIVNDKLRLKWMASYFQNKEEESIDISGTYLFGEREFDKSKPEFGSITNPLGAGLYQQFARNRLNLQNLHLSHKGALDAGKHFIQWGLGLEQYNIYDKLNEWELQDSAGYSLPYQPGALTLNKAIRSNADLDFIRLTGYLQDNLLPSDSGKFTLQAGLRFNYNALNKELLLSPRLQGTFRPEWKKDIIFRASLGAYHQPPFYRELRRPDGSVNRDLLAQKSWQVSAGMDYQFTWNDRPFRLTTEAWYKNLYDVVTYDQENVKIRYAGENNAKAYAAGFETRLFGEIVKDAESWVSLGFMRTRENLENDTYYNYTLDEQNNPTDSTLVNGGWFRRPTDRFITFGLFFQDYLSTNKNFKVHINAIYGSNMPFNLPNSVKYRNALIIEPYIRMDMGFSALLLDTDASNRRSKSPFRNFKNIWLSLEVFNLIDRANTISYQMVKDFSNNVFSIPNRLTPRLLNIKLVGRW